TGGTGATCACTATTTTCAGCCACTTCAAAAGGTACCGGATTTGTGTTGAGAATATAACCTGCCGGTGCTTTGGTTTCGATCAATCGATATTTACCCGGTGTTAATCCGTGAATTGTCAAAACACCTTTTTTGTCAGTAGTCAATGCCTGATTCACAGATTTAGGCAGCCAAGTTCCTGTTACTTCGTCGTAGACTTCAAGTCTAAACTCAGCACCAGAAAGCAATTCTCCTTGCTCGTCCTTTTTCACTAACTGAACGGTTCCAAGCTGATTTTTGATTACCACAGGCACACCATCTGTTGTCTGTTGATTGATCGTTACTTTTTTACCATCCACTAAGCTTTGGTCGATCGTATAGCCTTGTTCTGTTAATGTTCCTGTTTCTTTTAAAATATATGTGCCAAAAGGCAGATTACCAAATGTGATCAACCCATTACTGCCTACGGTTCCAGAACGTAAAATTTGTGTTTGGTTTTTATCCCATAATTCAAATGTTGCTCCTTCTGGAAGAACATTGCCGTTGTTGTCTTCTTTTTTCAGAATCAACTGTCCGCGGATTCCTGAACTGGAGCCGCCGCCTTCACTTACCGTAACATCTGTTTTACCGTCAGACGTATCATCTACTTCGGTTTTTCCTTCACTGGTAATATGAACTTGATTAGAAACAGTTCCTTTGTTTCCTTCAAGAAAGACCATGCTCTTGTATTCCATGATCAAAGGTGTATCAAATTCTTGATAGTTATTGACGAAGTGAATCGTCATTTTTTGTTGTCCAGTTTGATTATCTGTGGTTAGACCAACAGTATAATCCTGGTCTTTGACTAGTTCTTTCGTTCGGTCGATCGTGATCGTTCCATCTACGGCCACAGTCGTGCCAAAGATATGCAGACTGTCAAGATCGATAGATTGATTGTCTGATGGCATATCTTCTACCGTGACATCGTATAGTTTTGACTGACTGCCATTTAACGTGACTGACCAGTTTACAAAACCATCTTCGTCTTGTTTTCCGCTTTTAAAACCAAATTCATCCCCGTGATTGACAGTGACTTTTCCATGTAAGGTATGATCTTCATATTTATCATTACTGAAGACTGCATCATTTGTGTACTCAGCATGGATCTGTTCGTTGGTTACATCCGTCTTAAATTCAATCAGATATTGTCCTGCCTCATTATCTGGGAATTCCACGATCAACGTTTGATTGTTTGCAGCAGACGGTTGTTCGATTCCTAACTCACGGTATTCTTCCTGCGTCAATTCATTTCCTTTGATCACATTACCGTCACTTGTAACCGTATAGTGGTAGATAGTCAATGAATTTAAGATATATTTTTGATTAGCTGGAATCGGGTCAGTTAATTGTGCGTTCACTAAGTCTTTATCACCGTAGTTTACTGTTACCGTCCAGGTGATTGCTTTTTCTTGTGCATTATAAGAACCAGATTTTGCCCCATTATACTTTGTTGGTTCGTTCGGTTTAAACGTAGCAACATCTTCGTTGGTGATCGTCTCTCCATCATCAGTGGTCCAAGTAACTTTAGCTGTGTTTGTAAATTTTTTATCCGGATCATTCTCCGGCACTGCCTCCGGATCATACGCAGTTGTATAGCTGATTTTAAAGGCATGATCTGTTTTTACATAATTGCCGATAAAGACGATTTCAAACTGATTTGTCGTTTGATCGTAATCTAACGTATAATCGGTTCCAAGAATCAAGTCCTTCTTTGCATCCTTATCATAGATCACTAGTGTGTCTTCTAATAATGTCAGCCCTTTACTCAACGTATCGGTCATCTTCCAGTTGTTCATACTGTAATGATTCAAATTGACATCCAAATTCCAGCCGACTGTATGATTTGTGTAGTCCACTTGGCCCAGTTTTTTGATCACGTTTTGTGGATTCAAAATACCTGAGCTGGTATCGTCTTCACCCGTCTCTGTTTTAACTGCGTTTGTGATGGTTGTATTTTCATCAACAATACCGTCATATCCTGTTTGATACAATACATCGACCGCTGTATCTACTGTGCCGATAAAATGAATTTCAAATCCATGGCCTGAAGAAGTGTCTAAGGTATAATCCTGCCCTTCGACTAGTTGTCTGCCGCGCACTGGACGCCCATTTTGATCGAAACTAACTTCGTACAGCTTGATCGTCCCATCTACTAAAAACATGTGTTCATCTTGAAACGTATCTATTATAGAACCATTGTTGATATCTTTTTCGCCATAATTATAGTGAATTTTCCAATTGATGGTTTGATTATCTGAATCATAATCTCCTCTAGCTTTATCGATTTTTTTCCCATAACTCGTTGAAACAGTTGCTTCTGCTGTTGCATCTTCGATTCCTTTTGAAGACAACACTGCCTGATTTTGAAACGATGTAAGCCCGCCTTCATCCGGTTTGGCATCTTCATCGATTCTCGTTGTATACTCTAAACGATACGCTCCATCGATTTTGTTCGTAAAATGAACAGTCCCATCAGCATCCACCGTATACGTACTTGGATCAGCTACTTTTTCAGAGCCTTCAATGACATTCCCGTCAAAATCAACGTCTACCTGATAAACGACGACACTTTCATATACTGTGCCTGCCGGAAAATTTTCAGTAACTACAGCATTTTCTAACGTATCTAAGGCTTTATTGATATCGACATTCCAAATAATTTTATCCGGGTTTTGTTCTTTATCAAAATGTCCTTTTTTATCAATATTGTCACCAGAATAATTTGGCTTGATCGTCACTGTTTCACCAATATCCTCGTGACCAGGCGGCACAATCACGATTTCGCCGGGGCCGTCGATATTGTCTTTATCAAATTCACCAGTAAAATGAAAATCCCCTTCAATATCAGAAGCATGTTCAATTTCATCCGTGAAAACAATCGTGATTTTTCCATCCGTGCCTATTGTGACATCTGCATAATGATTACCGTCAGCATCATTCAGCGGATAAGTTTGATTTTGTGTTACTTTTACTGAGTCCGGCAAATTGAATTCATAATAATCTCCAGCCTGCATATTCTCACGTACGGTCTCATCTAATGTAAAATTAAAATTGAAGTGAATAGTATCATCGATTGTCGGATTTTCTACTGGATTGCCGTCTTTATCTGTATAGCTTAAATCCATATTAGTCAAAAAATCATCGGCAATACCTAGATCATCATAAATATTCTGAATGTTTACAGGGTCTCTTCTCAGAGTTGAATTTTTTTCTTGCGCTGCTTTTGACTCTTTTATTCCACCCGTTTCTGAGGAAGAACTTGTTTCCGTTGTAGTTGAAGACACCGTTTCTGTTGATGCACTTGAGTTATTTATTGTTGAATCGGTCGTCGTACTCTCGGTCAAAAACCAGCCCTCTGGCAAATTCAATACCTTGCTGCTATTTCCTAAAGTAAACTGCACTTGTTTTTCACTGCTAGCTTCAGCTACTTGTCCTTCAATTGTTAATGAAAGTTCTTCATCTACTTCACCAGCGACCGATAATTGAACTGCATTATCAACGATCTGATAGGTTCCCTTAACACGCCCGCTTGCATCCTTTAATTCATTTGAAGAAGAAGGCATTAGTGTCAACCCTGAGGAGGATTGTATGACTGCTTTTTGCTCTTCTGCTGTTTTTGCATCGAGCGTTAAAGAAATAATCGCTCTTTCTTTTTTGCTGGTAGGATCTAAAGAAACACTTTTAAGGCTTACTCCCTCTTCCCCACTGATCAACGTTTCAGCAATCGCTATTTGTGGGATAACGAATTGCAATAATAGTACAATAGTTAATAAAACATGAACAAATTTTTTCATTTTCTATCCTCTCCTAATACATAGTCAATTACTAGAAACCTTCTTCTTTTATTCAATTCGACTTCTAATTTGCTTTCTTATAGTAGCAGTAGAAAGCGTTTAACATCCGTCATCTTTTGCACATTTTTTTGTTGATTTTTGAAGTTTTATATTTTTTTCATTTCTTTTTCCTTAAAAGGGTTAGCGTTCCTGAACAATTTTCCATAGTACTTTATCAAGTTCTGCATAGTCAACTTTCGTCAGCTCCGTATTAAAAATCAGATTAGGAACCTTTCCAATTTTTTCCTGCGGAACTTTGCTCGTTGATACGACTAGCTGATATTCTGATCCTTGTATCTCTGACTCTCTTTTAATCTCTAAATTATAATCATTTTTATATGCTTCTCCTAAACGAATTATCACACGCTCTTCTTCTAAAATGGGTAAATTTGTAATCAGTACGATCGTGATCTTTTTTTCGAGTTGCGGTAATCGTCCAATGAATGCATACATTAAAATATAACGCGGAATCAAGAAATTTTTTTGTAAAAATATATCATCTTTCGTTTGCTCAGCCAGTGAATCAATTAAACGGGTCAGCTCATTGATCAAAACAGGATACTTAAGCTGTATACGATTCCAATAGTTATATCTGGTATTACTGAACTCAAATCCTCTAAACATCTGACAAAACATATGGGAACTAAAAGCATAAGCAGTCAAATACTTCACTTCTCCTTCTGAAAGTTCTATATTATCTAGATGCTCTTTCGCCGCTTTTCTCAAACTGACGATAGATTGATATAGCGCAGTATTATTTGTTTCATGGAATTGATAAATCCTTCGCTCGATTTCTAGATTGGAATAGTAATCATCTACTGTCAAAGCTGCTGAAAACATATACGCCGCTTCTTCCTTTGTCCAACCACTTCCTTCAAAGGGTTCTTGAAGATACTCAAAAAATTCTTGAAAAAATTCATTATTCTCTGTGTTTTCCCTTACCTCTCTTGAAAGCGACACAGAATGCCCATTTTGATTTCTTGTTAGACAGATTGCAACAAAATAAGCCATACTCTGACGCTTTAGGGCGGATAATTCAACTTTAAAAAAAGCTTCTACATGATTGATAATCTCATCTACACGATGGACGGATACTTGGGAAAATGGCCATTGCTTCCCTTTAAATAAATTCCAAATCGTTGAGTGGGCAAACTTCCTGATTTGATATTCATTACCAGTCAACTGGAAGCTGCCCTTTTGAATATCCAAATCATAGTGTTGAAGAATTTCTCTAAAATCTCTGATTATCCGCCAAATCGTTGATTCACTTGTATAATTTTCCTGTGCAAACTGAACAGCTGAATCAATATTTTCGAAAAATATCTCATAGGTCAACCGATAGCTTAATGTGTTTTGCATAATATATAACAAAAAAGATTCAATCTCGCCGGAATCCTTAAAATGAAGAGAACAACCTAATCGTTTATCGTAAACCAATTGTGATTGACCTGTTGGATCAAACTTGGTCAATTCCTCTTGAATCAGGAGCAGATATTTTTCAATCGTACGTTTGGTCATTCCAGTTTCTTCTATAAGTTCTTCCATCGTCCACCATTGCTTCGTTCGATCAAATTGACTGATCAATTGGATTTTGGTTCTGGCTTCTTTATCAAAAAGCATCAGTCCTAAATTATTTTTAATCATTCTTTTCACCTTCTTATTGCCTCTATCATACAGGAAAAAAAAATAAGATAATAATAATATGTACCAAAAAAAAGAAAAAGCATTCTTATAAAATAAGTAAACTTTTTCTTTAATAAAATATATATAATTTTAATTTTGAATCATCCAACTCAATAATTACTATCTTTTTTTCGATAAACGCTTAATGCCCAAAACAAGCAAACACAAGCACACCGCACTCAAGGCACCAAAAGAATCCAGCATGACATCTTGAAACAGGGGACTACGTCCACCTGTCAGCATTTGGTGGTATTCATCCAATCCAGCATAGCCTGTTGCAGCCAACCAAGAAACAATACCAACTAGAATTGGCTGTTTTAGCTTCATATTCAAACCAATAAACCAGCTTCCACCTAATAGAAAGTACGTCCCAAAATGTGCGCCTTTACGAATAAAAAATTCAATAAATTTAGCATAGCCCATCGCTTTAATACTAACTTCACTGCCTGCATAGCTAAATGAAATTCCTTTTAATTGTGTTGCGAACGGCTTACTGCTCAATACATTATCCAATAGCCCCACTTGAGATTGCTGTTCATAAGTCTGTGACGAGCTAAAAAACAAGATGGCCATAATCAAAAATGCTAAAGCTATGTACAGATTGCTATTTTTTAGTTGTTTTTTCAAAATATTTCCTCTTTTCTTCTATTACATAAGTCCATTCCCGTTAACATAATGAATCCTCAACTCTTTTTCTTATGCTATACTATAAAAGTAATTTAAAGAAAGAAGGGAACCTTTATGACATATTCAATGATTTGGGATTTAGATAGTATTTTTCCAGGCGGCAGCCAATCGGCTCAATTAGAACAACGGATGCTTGACTTGAAGAAACAAAGCAATGATTACCATCAATTAATCAACCGTTGGGAACCAGATAAGGATACAAACTATCAAGAAATGGAGCAAATTTTATCATTACAAGGCATTATCTCAAATGGCTTTGGACAATGCAATAGTTTTATCAATGCATTACTATCAGCCGATACTTCAGATAAAAAAGCAAAAACACTTTCAGGTGATCTTTATGCCTTATTGCCAGCAATCCAATTAGCTGAAACGATCTTCACGAAAAAATTAACAGAAATTTCAGATGATGTTTGGACTACACTTCTTACTTCTTCTGAATTTGAAGCAATTGCCTTTCGCTTAAATGAAATTCGTCGAGATGGAAAAAAACTACTTTCTGAACAAGAAGAACACATCATCAATACTTTGTCACTCGATGGACTTAACGCTTGGAGCAGCCATTATGATACGATCGTTGCAAGTATTGCTATCCCATTTAAAGACACAGTTCTTTCAGCTGGACAAGCGTTTAATCGAATGATGAGTGATCCTGACAAAGCAGTTCGAGAAGAACTATTCACTGCATGGGAAAAAGCTTGGAAAGAAAAAGCCCCTTTACTAGCCGATACCTTGAATCATTTGGACGGTTTTCGTTTGAATCAATACAAGTTACACAATGTAACTGATTTTCTTGAAGAACCGCTAAATTACAATCGAATGCAAAAAGAAACATTGGACGTTATGTGGGCAACGATCCAGAAAAATAAACAACCGTTCATTGACTATTTAACACGTAAAGCTCAACTATTCGGCAAAGAAAAAATGGATTGGCAAGATCAAGATGCACCGATTATTTTAGGCGACTCTAAAGAAAAATCATTCAGTTTTGACGAAGCTGCTGAATTTATTTTAGAAAACTTTGAAAAATTCAGCCCGAAAATGGCTCAATTTTCTAAAACTGCATTTGAGAAAAGCTGGATCGAAGCAGAAGACCGTCCTGGTAAACGCCCTGGTGGTTATTGTACTGAGCTACCCGAAACGGAAGAATCCAGAATTTTTATGACTTTCGGTAATTCGATCAACGAAGTTGCTACCTTAGCTCATGAATTAGGTCATGCTTTTCATAGTAGTGTCATGTGGGATCTTCCTACACTTGATCGAGAATACGCAATGAATGTAGCTGAAACTGCAAGTACCTTTGCTGAATTGATCGTAGCAGATGCGACACTAAAAGAAGCGGAAACAACAGAAGAAAAAATTAATTTACTAGATACAAAAATGCAAAATGCCATTGCAATGTTCATGAACATCCATGCTCGTTTTATCTTTGAAACGAACTTCTACGCAGCACGAAAAGAAGGATTGCTAAGTGAAGATGAAATCACAGAACTAATGCTTGAAGCACAAAAACAAAGCTATCAAAATAGTCTTGGTACTTACCATCCACATTTTTGGGCAAGTAAATTGCACTTCTTTATCGATGATGTCCCTTTTTATAATTTCCCATATACTTTTGGTTACTTATTCAGTATGGGTATTTATGCTTATGCGAATCAACAAGGCAGTGACTTTGAAGATCAATACATTGCATTACTGCGTGATACTGCATCGATGACATCAGAAGACTTAGCTAAGAAACATCTTGGGGTTGATTTAACTAAGCCTGATTTCTGGCAAGCAGGAATCGATCAAGTCATCAAGGATGTAAATGAGTTTATGGCATTAACTGAACCCTACGTCAATAAATAGGAATAGTCCTATTTAATTGATTATTAGAGAGTTGGAGTGAAACTGGAAATCTGTTTTCACTCCAACTTTTTTGTAAAAAAAAGAATCAGACGATTGTCTGATTCTTAGATAATTAAGTTTATTTGATTACATACGTACTGCAAAGCTTGGTGTGAATGAACCAACGTTGCTGTATTCAACGCCTGTACTTTCGTTACCAGCATGGATATAACCGCCGCCACCTGTAGCAATCGCTACGTGGTAAGAAGCACCTGGGCTACCCCAGAAGTATAAATCTCCTGCTTGAGCTTCACCTACAGAAATGCGTGTACCAGCACTTTCTTGTGCTACAGTATATCCACCAACATTACGGCCAGTTGATTGCATAAATGCATAGTAGACAAGTCCTGAACAGTCAAAGCTGTTTGGTCCTTTAGCACCCCATACATATGGTTTACCTACTTGTGCAGCTGCGACTGAGATTGCAGAACCGCCAGTTGATGGAGGCAATACAGGATCTGGATCTGCTGGAGTAGGTGTAGGCACTGGATCCGGTGTAGGAGTTGGATCTGGTGTTGGTGTTACATTCCCACTGTTACCATTATCTGTACTTGGTGTTGTTTGATTTTCTGTTGAACCTGTTGTAGATTGTTCAGTTGATGATGCTGTAGTAGTGCTTGGCGTTGTTTCTTTTGCTACGGCCGCTTCTTCAGCTGCTTTCTTCGCATTCGCTGCAACTACTTTTTCTTGTTCAGCAATACGTGCACGTTCTGCGATCGCATCTGCTTTTTCTTTTTCTAAGCCAGCTTTTTGGTCTTCAGCTGTTGCTCTTTCTGCAGCTAAAGTTGTTTGTAATACGTTCAACTCAGCTTCAGCTTTTACTAAATCACCTTTTTGAGCTTCAAGAGCTACTTGGTTATCTTGTAAATCTTGTAATTTTTGTTCGTTTTCAGTTTTCTTTGTTTCAACGGCTTTTTTATCTTCTTGTTGTTGTTTCACTAAGTCGTTGTTTGCATTAACGATCGTAGACATCGCTGTTACACGAGTGATCGCATCTGAAACTGATTTTGCATTTAAGATCGCATCCATGTAGCTAGTGCTGTTTCCGTTGACTTGCACGTCACGAGCTTGGTTTTGGATCGCTTTTTCACGTTTGTCGATACGCTTTGTTAATTGCGTGATTTCTTTTTCTAATTTTGTAGATGTGCTTCTTAATTTGCCTTGTTCAGCAATTAAAGTTTGTGCTTTTTCATTAATAGAAGCCACTTCGTTTTGTACAGATGCTAATTGATTTTGAGCGTCAGCTTCTTGAGATTTTAATCCGCTAATTGTTTGATCTTTTTGTTGAATCTTTGAATCCACTTCATCTGCATTAGAAATTGCTGGTAATGCTACAGCTGAAAGGGTTAATGAGCAAATCATTAGTAATGGTAATAAGCTTTTCTTCACTATTCATTCCTCCGAAATTTTACTTATAATATAATCTTCATCGTATGAGTATTTTACATTCTTTTATTAACAACGAAGTCATTGTATCATAGTCACATGTCATACATATAATAAGAATGTTACAGGAGTATTTCATTTTTGAAAGGCACATAGAACAATTAAAAATACACTATTTTAACACCTCAAACGCCTATATAATAACATTTTCGATTATTTCCTAATCGTATCTTTTTATTTAGAGAATGATTGAAAGTATCAGCAACTATTTCAGGGTACTCTATCAATGCAAAGAATACAATTATAAAGAGTTAGAGCATATAGTTTCTGCTAAAAGTCATTTTTGATTTCTCTATTCTTTTCTACTCCTTTACAACGTCTTTTCTTTAGCAAAACAAAAAATCCCAGAGAAGGTTTTCTCTGGGATTCAGCATTTACTTATTTAGCCTGGAAAACGCCATACGACAGCTCTAAAGTTTGCTGCATACGGGCTAGGTGTCCAGCCAGTCGTTGTTGAAACATATCCAGAGCCTGCCGGATTATTTGACTCAACGATTTGAACTTGGTCTCCTTTGACCCCTACAACTAGAACTGTATGAACACCGTCTAGCCATGAATCAGGACTAAGGGCATTTTCATATTGGACAACGTCACCTACTTGAACATCAGACCAAGATACTTGAACCGCACCAGATTGAGTATATCCGCTATGAGGTCCTCCTGGTGTAAATCTGATTCCAGCAGCATTCAGCCAGTTTTGAACAGCAACGATACATTCACCGCTTTGTCCCCAACCCGTCGGATTTGTTTGACCAACTGAACTCAAGGCAATTTGTGCTGCTTTTTTCTTCGCTTCTGATACTTTACCGCTACCGATACTATTTGTATTTCCAGTCGGCGTTTCAGAAACTGGTGTAGATGGTGCTTCGGTTGTTGTACCATTGCTCTCTACAACGTTTGTTTTAACAAGACCTGGGTTAGCAGCTTGTGCTTCCGCTAACTTAACAGCTGCTTCTGCCTCTGCTTTTCTTTGTGCTTCTTGTTCTTTTGCTATTCTTGCTTGTTCTTGTTCTAATTTTTTCTGAGCTGCTGCTTTTTGTTCAACGTATTCTGATTTTTTATTTTCTTCAGTTGTACGTTGTGCTTCCAACTCATTTTTAGCAATTTCTTGTTCTAATTTTAGCGTATCTAAAGATGCCTGCTTTGTATTCAACTCTTTAGTCGATGTTTCTAAAACAGAAATTTGAGTTTCAACCTTTTTAGATTTCTTCTCCACATCTTCTTTATCATTTGTTTGTTGTTCTAATAAATCATTATTCGCATTGACTAATGTCGTAATCCCTTGAACGCGGCTGATTGCATCTGCGATGGATTCTGAGTTAAGGATCACATCAAAATAGCTATTGCTCGATCCACTAACCTGAACGTCACGCGCTTGGTTACGCATTTGAACTTCTCTTTTTTGGATACGTACATTTAAATCAGAGATTTCGTTGTATAATTTTGTGATTTCATCTTTTAATGTTTTTTTCTTAGCTGTCAGCTCATCGATCTTTGTCGCTGTTTCTAGCATATCTGACTCGATCTCTGCTAGCTTAGCTGCTGCTTGTGATTCTTTTGTTTTTAGGTCATTGATGATGTTATCTTGTTGTTCGATCTTTGTATCATAATCGTCGGCAACTGCTGCAAGTGGTAAAGCAACTGTTGTAAGAGTGACTGAACAAACCATCAATGCTGATAATAGACTTTTTTTCACGTTTTAATTCCTCCGGTATGTGCTGAACTCGTTTATATAAATCAAAATTATTTTTTATTTAGTCAATGGCATTATTGTATCATAGCTGTATGACATGCAGATAAAAGAGATATTACAAAATTGTTTCATGACCGTAAGACCATCTTGCTTTATTATCTAACAGTGCCAATAAAAAGCGACTATTCATTAGCAAATAGTCGTTTTAATGGATATGAAAGTAAAACAAATAGCAGCATGTTAAAAATCAATGTTGGCCCTAAGACTTTTGTGACAAATAAAATCGGTGCTACTTTTGATATTGAAAAAATAACCTGCAGACCAACTGCTATTAATTCATACGCTGTCACAAAAATGATCATCCCAAAAAATGCAGTCAATAAATTTGTATGTACCACACGTTGAAAACGGAACATCATCATGACTGTCGCAGCTAAGGCCACTGTATAAATTCCGATGATACCCAAGTAATAGCTATCACAAACCAAGCCCAAAACCAACGAAGTGATCAATAAATAACGTTTAGACAAATTCGGTACGGCCATTAGAAAAGCCAATAATAAAATATGAGCACTAGGAAAATAAATGTTATCCATCAAATTTTCAACGCCATGCGTCAACTGTCCATCGATCAGCATCAGTAAAAAGAAAACTACAGGCGCGTAGTATTTCACATTTTCTTTTTTGATCATCTGCATGTTACTCCCCCGCTCCTGCTAATCTCTTAATGATCGTAACCACAGGCATATTATACATTTCAGCATAAGGTTTTACATAAACTTCTCGATCTAAGCCATAACTATCCGGCTTCACTTTTTCGACGACACCGACTGGTAGATTAGCTGGAGAATTTTGACCTAACCCTGATGTTTGGACAACATCTCCTTCTTTGATATCCAAGTCTCCTACAATCTGACTCACGATCAAGGTGTTTTCTTTATCATCGTACGTTTTCAAAAGACCATATGAGTCGCCGTTTGCTGAATTGATCTGAACAGGAAAATGATTTGAGTTCTGATTTTTGGACGTCAATAACTCTATTTTTGAAGTAGAAGCACTAACTTCGATGACACGGCCGATCAATCCTTTTTGAGATAATACAGCCATATTTGGTTCGATTCCGTCTTTTGACCCTCGATCAACGATCAAAATATCCTGCCACATATCAGGGGTCCGTGTGACAACTGTAGCAGTTACTCTTTCATAGTTCCCTAATGTTTCGTTTAGCGCAAGTTCTTTTTTCAACGCTTCATTTTCTTTTTTCAAATTATCATTTTGAATCGACAATTCACCATAGCTATCGATTCTTTCTTTCAAGCGTTCGTTCTCATCATATGTATTGAAAAGAGTACTGATTGATGAAATACCGCCACCGATTGCTTTAGCTGGGAAAGAGACTATTTTGTCAATAAATCCTACGCTATCATTCACAGCAGATTGACCTAAATTTGTTTTCCCTTTATTCGCTCGATTGGCAGCGGTCAAACTGATGATCGTTACTACGATGATCACGACAATCAACGTAATGATTATATTTTTATTTGGATTAAACTTTTTCACATCGACACCTCGAATAATCTTTAGACTGATAGCAATAATTTTACCACTAATTTCGGACAAACAAAAGAGCTGTGGTACGACTTTACACTTTTTTACTAAATATATTCTACTTATAACAAAAAACAGAGCAGGCATAAGCCCTACTCTGCTTTTACATCAAATTTTATTGTTTTGTTGCCATTTTTTCTATTTTTCTTTTTTCTCTTCGTTTAATAATGCTTTACGTGACACGTTCACACGGCCTTGTTTGTCGATTTCAGTTACTTTAACAAGTACTTCATCGCCAAGTTTAACCACGTCTTCGACATTGTTCACACGTTCATTCGCTAATTGAG
This sequence is a window from Enterococcus wangshanyuanii. Protein-coding genes within it:
- a CDS encoding SpaA isopeptide-forming pilin-related protein, with translation MKKFVHVLLTIVLLLQFVIPQIAIAETLISGEEGVSLKSVSLDPTSKKERAIISLTLDAKTAEEQKAVIQSSSGLTLMPSSSNELKDASGRVKGTYQIVDNAVQLSVAGEVDEELSLTIEGQVAEASSEKQVQFTLGNSSKVLNLPEGWFLTESTTTDSTINNSSASTETVSSTTTETSSSSETGGIKESKAAQEKNSTLRRDPVNIQNIYDDLGIADDFLTNMDLSYTDKDGNPVENPTIDDTIHFNFNFTLDETVRENMQAGDYYEFNLPDSVKVTQNQTYPLNDADGNHYADVTIGTDGKITIVFTDEIEHASDIEGDFHFTGEFDKDNIDGPGEIVIVPPGHEDIGETVTIKPNYSGDNIDKKGHFDKEQNPDKIIWNVDINKALDTLENAVVTENFPAGTVYESVVVYQVDVDFDGNVIEGSEKVADPSTYTVDADGTVHFTNKIDGAYRLEYTTRIDEDAKPDEGGLTSFQNQAVLSSKGIEDATAEATVSTSYGKKIDKARGDYDSDNQTINWKIHYNYGEKDINNGSIIDTFQDEHMFLVDGTIKLYEVSFDQNGRPVRGRQLVEGQDYTLDTSSGHGFEIHFIGTVDTAVDVLYQTGYDGIVDENTTITNAVKTETGEDDTSSGILNPQNVIKKLGQVDYTNHTVGWNLDVNLNHYSMNNWKMTDTLSKGLTLLEDTLVIYDKDAKKDLILGTDYTLDYDQTTNQFEIVFIGNYVKTDHAFKISYTTAYDPEAVPENDPDKKFTNTAKVTWTTDDGETITNEDVATFKPNEPTKYNGAKSGSYNAQEKAITWTVTVNYGDKDLVNAQLTDPIPANQKYILNSLTIYHYTVTSDGNVIKGNELTQEEYRELGIEQPSAANNQTLIVEFPDNEAGQYLIEFKTDVTNEQIHAEYTNDAVFSNDKYEDHTLHGKVTVNHGDEFGFKSGKQDEDGFVNWSVTLNGSQSKLYDVTVEDMPSDNQSIDLDSLHIFGTTVAVDGTITIDRTKELVKDQDYTVGLTTDNQTGQQKMTIHFVNNYQEFDTPLIMEYKSMVFLEGNKGTVSNQVHITSEGKTEVDDTSDGKTDVTVSEGGGSSSGIRGQLILKKEDNNGNVLPEGATFELWDKNQTQILRSGTVGSNGLITFGNLPFGTYILKETGTLTEQGYTIDQSLVDGKKVTINQQTTDGVPVVIKNQLGTVQLVKKDEQGELLSGAEFRLEVYDEVTGTWLPKSVNQALTTDKKGVLTIHGLTPGKYRLIETKAPAGYILNTNPVPFEVAENSDHQLIQIGMKEAFINYKATIQFMKQDEAGNPLAGAVFGLYKKGSTTPVATTASKPDGRVVFANVGPGTYEIKEISNPNDYVLNTQVLDNIVVPESSNKPLDPIILADDFINYKGSAEITKYGETSTETKALAGVEFVLEDGNGKTVAQGTTDQNGRYFVDGLAPGTYYFRETSTGPNHEFLVNTEKVKVVVEPNTLGKPETVEATLTDYQGSFKIKKVDSKGNPLEGAEFSLFSINRELIASGLTSAENGIVSYEGLAPGRYYLSETKAPLDENGQEYVKDEYPIWLNVVGEAQGKPETINLGEFQNFKGKIGLTKTGAGHLSIAGAKFALYKASGQNNSEEKLVKIDGKDFIEVGADGHINIDSLGPGYYKLIEIEAPAGYVINTQPIYFTVREGEETDPPVEEVSIVNYEASITARKVSDDESLETPPLLRNGLSGAEFQILDDKGNVVKVFDTKGDETTTLIANQDGVISASGLHAGKYTLVETKSPDGYILEKEGIPFTVTDQSGETTPINLGTIENHRGSIEVEKKNEHGELLNGGSFEIRDAKGQVVTVTNALGFETKTLTALDGKIEATGLVPGKYSVVETKAPDGYILETNQKVMPFEIAASENEHHEITFQDTFTNYQGSVELNKVDTDSKKALTGAEFNLYTSEGTLVKKQLITDQNGRLIVNDLVPGDYYFVEQKAPTGYQLTNDKQPFTIVENANGKPKQINLTVTNSKQPEKEPSKKTPTPPVQKHLGGNLANLGEQSGTSLIVLGTLVIIGLGGYVVYRRKKNK
- a CDS encoding helix-turn-helix domain-containing protein, with translation MIKNNLGLMLFDKEARTKIQLISQFDRTKQWWTMEELIEETGMTKRTIEKYLLLIQEELTKFDPTGQSQLVYDKRLGCSLHFKDSGEIESFLLYIMQNTLSYRLTYEIFFENIDSAVQFAQENYTSESTIWRIIRDFREILQHYDLDIQKGSFQLTGNEYQIRKFAHSTIWNLFKGKQWPFSQVSVHRVDEIINHVEAFFKVELSALKRQSMAYFVAICLTRNQNGHSVSLSREVRENTENNEFFQEFFEYLQEPFEGSGWTKEEAAYMFSAALTVDDYYSNLEIERRIYQFHETNNTALYQSIVSLRKAAKEHLDNIELSEGEVKYLTAYAFSSHMFCQMFRGFEFSNTRYNYWNRIQLKYPVLINELTRLIDSLAEQTKDDIFLQKNFLIPRYILMYAFIGRLPQLEKKITIVLITNLPILEEERVIIRLGEAYKNDYNLEIKRESEIQGSEYQLVVSTSKVPQEKIGKVPNLIFNTELTKVDYAELDKVLWKIVQER
- a CDS encoding VanZ family protein, with protein sequence MKKQLKNSNLYIALAFLIMAILFFSSSQTYEQQSQVGLLDNVLSSKPFATQLKGISFSYAGSEVSIKAMGYAKFIEFFIRKGAHFGTYFLLGGSWFIGLNMKLKQPILVGIVSWLAATGYAGLDEYHQMLTGGRSPLFQDVMLDSFGALSAVCLCLLVLGIKRLSKKR